In Patulibacter sp. SYSU D01012, a single window of DNA contains:
- a CDS encoding HAD-IC family P-type ATPase: MSAPDATRTPGPGGPPSAGLSAAEAARRLAARGPHPPATTSRSYRSIVVANTLTVFNLVLVLFGAATLAFGDAKDALFLGIVVANTAIGVFQEVRAKRALDRLAALVAPRATVVRDGRPVDVPVEDVVVGDLVVARAGDGVVADGTLARADGLALDEATLTGESEPVARAAGEPVLSGSFAVEGEGAFVAEAVGPDCRAAQVAATARAFRHPRSPLERATDRLLLVLVGVMVPLGVALGVSLAVRDVPRAQAVETLTAAIVNIVPEGLILLVSLTAAVSAAKMARRGVLAQQLNAVESLASVSVLCTDKTGTLTEAALRVRAVVPAEGTDEPALRRALAAYAAASPSRNATLEAVHAARLDGDAAPVPSAAHQVPFSSRRRWGGLELGGRRLVLGAPEAVLAGRAGGVAERAAAEAAAGRRVLALAAADGPLPAPAPDAPLPEGLRPLGIVVLAERLRDEAAETVGFFAAEGVALKVLSGDAPATVGAIARDAGVPGDAAALDGRRLPAADDALRAAVRAAPAVGRVAPEDKARIVGALDDDGEYVGMLGDGVNDVPALKRARLAIAQGSGTEMARSVADLVLVSGDFSAVPGMVHEGRQILRNLQRVARLFVTKAIFTAVLLVVVALPTGVFPLLPRQFTLTSTLTIGVPAFLLALAPSSGPWRPDALLRGIARFSVPAGLATGLGIAAAYLAARELYGADLAEARTATAATVVTAGLLVVLALEQEPGPRRLAVGALCGLLACGFVVACALPPTRAFFALAAPTGGLVAAWATGAAVAGVLLAGALRVVAAAERRGRGRAA; encoded by the coding sequence GTGAGCGCCCCGGACGCGACGCGGACGCCCGGACCCGGCGGACCGCCGTCCGCCGGCCTGTCGGCGGCCGAGGCCGCCCGGCGGCTGGCCGCCCGGGGCCCGCACCCGCCCGCCACCACGAGCCGGTCGTACCGGTCGATCGTCGTGGCGAACACGCTGACGGTCTTCAACCTCGTCCTCGTGCTCTTCGGCGCGGCGACGCTGGCGTTCGGGGACGCGAAGGACGCCCTGTTCCTGGGCATCGTCGTGGCGAACACGGCCATCGGCGTCTTCCAGGAGGTCCGGGCGAAGCGCGCGCTCGACCGCCTGGCCGCGCTCGTGGCGCCGCGGGCCACCGTGGTCCGCGACGGACGGCCGGTCGACGTGCCGGTGGAGGACGTCGTCGTCGGCGACCTCGTCGTCGCGCGCGCGGGCGACGGGGTCGTGGCCGACGGCACGCTCGCGCGGGCCGACGGCCTGGCGCTCGACGAGGCGACCCTGACGGGCGAGTCCGAGCCGGTGGCCCGCGCGGCCGGCGAGCCGGTGCTGTCGGGGTCGTTCGCCGTCGAGGGCGAGGGCGCGTTCGTGGCCGAGGCCGTGGGGCCGGACTGCCGCGCGGCGCAGGTCGCCGCGACCGCCCGCGCGTTCCGGCACCCGCGCTCGCCGCTCGAGCGGGCGACGGATCGCCTGCTGCTCGTCCTCGTCGGCGTGATGGTCCCGCTCGGCGTGGCCCTCGGGGTCTCCCTCGCGGTGCGCGACGTGCCGCGCGCCCAGGCCGTCGAGACGCTCACCGCGGCGATCGTGAACATCGTCCCCGAGGGCCTGATCCTGCTCGTGTCGCTGACGGCGGCGGTGTCGGCGGCGAAGATGGCGCGCCGCGGCGTCCTCGCCCAGCAGCTCAACGCGGTCGAGTCGCTCGCCTCCGTCTCCGTCCTGTGCACCGACAAGACCGGCACCCTGACCGAGGCCGCGCTGCGGGTGCGGGCGGTCGTGCCGGCGGAGGGCACGGACGAGCCCGCGCTGCGCCGGGCCCTGGCCGCCTACGCCGCCGCGTCGCCGTCCCGCAACGCCACGCTCGAGGCCGTCCACGCCGCCCGGCTGGACGGCGACGCCGCCCCCGTGCCGTCCGCCGCGCACCAGGTGCCGTTCTCCTCGCGCCGCCGCTGGGGCGGGCTGGAGCTGGGCGGGCGGCGGCTGGTCCTGGGCGCGCCCGAGGCCGTCCTGGCCGGCCGCGCGGGCGGCGTGGCGGAGCGCGCCGCGGCCGAGGCCGCCGCCGGCCGCCGCGTGCTCGCCCTCGCCGCCGCCGACGGGCCGCTGCCCGCGCCGGCGCCGGACGCGCCGCTGCCGGAGGGCTTGCGTCCCCTCGGGATCGTCGTCCTCGCGGAGCGGCTGCGCGACGAGGCCGCAGAGACCGTCGGCTTCTTCGCCGCCGAGGGCGTGGCGCTGAAGGTGCTCTCCGGCGACGCGCCCGCCACCGTCGGCGCGATCGCCCGCGACGCCGGCGTGCCCGGCGACGCCGCGGCGCTCGACGGCCGCCGCCTGCCCGCCGCGGACGACGCGCTGCGCGCCGCCGTGCGGGCCGCCCCGGCGGTCGGCCGGGTCGCGCCCGAGGACAAGGCCCGCATCGTCGGCGCCCTCGACGACGACGGCGAGTACGTGGGGATGCTCGGGGACGGCGTCAACGACGTGCCCGCGCTCAAGCGCGCCCGGCTGGCGATCGCGCAGGGCAGCGGCACCGAGATGGCCCGCAGCGTCGCCGACCTGGTGCTCGTCTCGGGCGACTTCTCCGCCGTGCCGGGGATGGTCCACGAGGGCCGGCAGATCCTGCGCAACCTGCAGCGGGTCGCGCGGCTGTTCGTCACGAAGGCGATCTTCACCGCCGTGCTGCTCGTCGTCGTGGCGCTGCCCACCGGCGTCTTCCCGCTGCTCCCCCGCCAGTTCACGCTGACGTCGACGCTGACGATCGGGGTGCCCGCGTTCCTGCTCGCGCTCGCGCCGTCCAGCGGGCCGTGGCGCCCCGACGCGCTGCTGCGCGGGATCGCCCGCTTCTCGGTGCCCGCCGGCCTGGCGACCGGGCTGGGGATCGCGGCGGCGTACCTGGCGGCCCGCGAGCTCTACGGCGCCGACCTGGCCGAGGCCCGGACCGCCACCGCGGCGACCGTGGTGACCGCGGGGCTGCTGGTCGTGCTGGCGCTGGAGCAGGAGCCCGGCCCGCGGCGCCTGGCGGTCGGCGCGCTGTGCGGGCTGCTCGCCTGCGGGTTCGTCGTCGCCTGCGCGCTGCCGCCGACGCGCGCGTTCTTCGCGCTCGCGGCGCCGACGGGCGGGCTGGTGGCCGCGTGGGCCACCGGCGCCGCCGTCGCGGGCGTGCTGCTGGCCGGCGCGCTGCGGGTCGTCGCGGCGGCCGAGCGGCGCGGTCGAGGCCGCGCGGCCTAG
- a CDS encoding SDR family oxidoreductase has protein sequence MDLELIGEAVVVTGATSGIGRAVCARLAEEGARLVLVARTEAALRRLEAELPGGPHAYVAADVTEEASGARIVAAAREAHGRLDAVVIGAGMSFQAAPEDLTPEDWDAQWRINVLGPNALLLAAQDDLAAAPGGGRAVLVSSSSGKRPSPSNMAYGVTKAAQLSLSRAWAQHLAGRGVRVNAVAPGPIDSEMWLQPGGLADQAAERHGQTREEALAAARGRVPLGRFGTPEEIADVIALLASRRAGFVTGAAWSTDGGAVPIII, from the coding sequence ATGGACCTCGAGCTCATCGGAGAAGCCGTCGTCGTCACGGGCGCGACGAGCGGGATCGGTCGCGCCGTCTGCGCGCGGCTGGCCGAGGAGGGCGCCCGGCTCGTGCTCGTCGCCCGGACCGAGGCGGCCCTGCGGCGGCTCGAGGCCGAGCTGCCGGGCGGCCCGCACGCGTACGTCGCCGCCGACGTGACGGAGGAGGCGTCCGGGGCCCGGATCGTCGCCGCGGCGCGCGAGGCGCACGGCCGCCTGGACGCGGTGGTCATCGGCGCCGGCATGTCGTTCCAGGCCGCGCCCGAGGACCTGACCCCGGAGGACTGGGACGCGCAGTGGCGGATCAACGTCCTCGGCCCCAACGCGCTGCTGCTCGCGGCGCAGGACGACCTGGCGGCGGCGCCCGGCGGCGGCCGCGCGGTGCTCGTCTCGTCGTCGTCGGGCAAGCGCCCGTCGCCGAGCAACATGGCCTACGGGGTGACGAAGGCGGCCCAGCTGTCGCTCTCCCGCGCCTGGGCGCAGCACCTGGCCGGTCGCGGCGTACGCGTCAACGCGGTGGCGCCCGGGCCGATCGACAGCGAGATGTGGCTGCAGCCCGGCGGCCTGGCCGACCAGGCGGCCGAGCGGCACGGCCAGACGCGCGAGGAGGCGCTGGCGGCCGCCCGCGGCCGCGTCCCGCTGGGGCGCTTCGGGACGCCCGAGGAGATCGCCGACGTCATCGCCCTGCTGGCGTCGCGCCGCGCCGGGTTCGTGACCGGCGCGGCGTGGTCGACGGACGGCGGCGCGGTCCCGATCATCATCTGA
- a CDS encoding AAA family ATPase encodes MGLHSRAERAEIMREIRARQVVGGTAFVRALVLPDEVPDAALGHAAAVPAVAAFRGDGLALHPRITFLVGENGSGKSTLAEAIAVACGLNAEGGGRNMRHATRPSHAPLGEQLRVVRGPRRPATDFFLRAESVFTLATDVDRLVAENPGVADSILASYGGQSLHEVSHGESFLAIVRHRFGRDGFYVLDEPEAALSPRNVVALLRRLHALADDGCQLVVATHSPVLLACPGARILLCDGDGVREVGYEEAPAVALTRDFLADPAAAAAAALAADD; translated from the coding sequence ATGGGGCTGCACAGCCGCGCGGAGCGCGCGGAGATCATGCGCGAGATCCGCGCCCGCCAGGTCGTGGGCGGCACCGCGTTCGTCCGCGCCCTCGTGCTGCCGGACGAGGTGCCCGACGCCGCCCTGGGCCACGCCGCCGCGGTGCCGGCCGTCGCGGCGTTCCGCGGGGACGGCCTGGCGCTGCACCCGCGGATCACGTTCCTGGTCGGCGAGAACGGGTCGGGCAAGTCGACGCTGGCCGAGGCGATCGCGGTGGCGTGCGGGCTGAACGCCGAGGGCGGCGGGCGCAACATGCGGCACGCGACGCGGCCGTCGCACGCGCCGCTCGGCGAGCAGCTGCGCGTCGTCCGCGGCCCGCGCCGGCCGGCGACCGACTTCTTCCTACGGGCCGAGAGCGTGTTCACGCTGGCGACGGACGTCGACCGGCTCGTCGCCGAGAACCCGGGCGTCGCCGACTCCATCCTCGCCTCGTACGGCGGCCAATCCCTGCACGAGGTGTCGCACGGCGAGTCGTTCCTGGCGATCGTGCGCCACCGCTTCGGACGCGACGGCTTCTACGTCCTCGACGAGCCCGAGGCGGCGCTCTCACCGCGCAACGTCGTCGCGCTCCTGCGGCGGCTCCACGCGCTCGCCGACGACGGCTGCCAGCTCGTCGTCGCCACGCACTCCCCCGTCCTGCTCGCCTGCCCCGGCGCGCGGATCCTGCTCTGCGACGGCGACGGGGTGCGCGAGGTCGGCTACGAGGAGGCGCCGGCCGTCGCGCTGACGCGGGACTTCCTGGCCGACCCGGCCGCGGCGGCCGCCGCGGCGCTGGCGGCGGACGACTGA
- a CDS encoding DUF1800 domain-containing protein — translation MPRKTQRSRRAADAVPVHGGPFGREQAERLLWRAGFGPRPGQAEAFAAKGLTGAVRALTRPGSQALVGPAPTDAEGRPIAPRDAWGHDQLWWLDRMVRSEAPLVERMTLVWHDWFATSLDGVGQQRLMLEQNATLRTHALGSFRALARAVTRDPAMLLWLSGSSNSRWAPNENYARELMELFTLGAHAGYTERDVREQARALTGFRNDWSAGRGPHRFRYDPKFHDRTEKRVFGRRGRYGWKDAVDLSVHHRAHPRFFVRKLWSAFVPTPIPPRTERALAARYVAGGHEIRPVLEAILLHPALYAGPRMVKPPVVHTVGMLRALGRGIDTDAWAWLSGLGGQTLFRPPNVAGWDETRWLDTATYRGRWLAAGYASERTRVADPKAYLPSVGGSETPDEAVDRALAFWAAPTISAATRQRLVAFAVACETVADEKWKRQEYPGLRQNALRMLIATSPDLQTS, via the coding sequence GTGCCACGGAAGACGCAACGATCCCGACGGGCGGCCGACGCCGTCCCCGTCCACGGCGGCCCGTTCGGCCGCGAGCAGGCCGAGCGGCTGCTCTGGCGCGCCGGCTTCGGCCCGCGGCCCGGGCAGGCCGAGGCCTTCGCCGCGAAGGGCCTGACCGGCGCGGTGCGCGCGCTCACGCGCCCCGGATCGCAGGCGCTCGTCGGCCCCGCCCCGACCGACGCCGAGGGCCGCCCGATCGCCCCGCGCGACGCCTGGGGCCACGACCAGCTGTGGTGGCTGGACCGGATGGTGCGCTCCGAGGCGCCCCTCGTCGAGCGGATGACCCTCGTCTGGCACGACTGGTTCGCCACGAGCCTGGACGGCGTCGGCCAGCAGCGGCTCATGCTCGAGCAGAACGCGACGCTGCGCACCCACGCGCTCGGCTCGTTCCGCGCGCTCGCCCGCGCCGTCACGCGCGACCCGGCAATGCTGCTGTGGCTGTCGGGGTCGTCCAACAGCCGCTGGGCGCCGAACGAGAACTACGCCCGCGAGCTGATGGAGCTCTTCACGCTGGGCGCGCACGCCGGCTACACCGAGCGCGACGTGCGCGAGCAGGCGCGTGCGCTGACCGGCTTCCGCAACGACTGGTCCGCCGGCCGCGGCCCGCACCGCTTCCGCTACGACCCGAAGTTCCACGACCGCACGGAGAAGCGGGTCTTCGGCCGCCGCGGCCGCTACGGGTGGAAGGACGCCGTCGACCTGTCGGTCCACCACCGCGCCCACCCGCGGTTCTTCGTCCGCAAGCTGTGGTCGGCGTTCGTCCCCACTCCGATCCCGCCGCGCACCGAGCGCGCGCTCGCCGCCCGCTACGTGGCGGGCGGGCACGAGATCCGTCCGGTGCTCGAGGCGATCCTGCTGCACCCGGCGCTGTACGCCGGGCCGCGGATGGTCAAGCCGCCCGTCGTCCACACCGTCGGGATGCTGCGCGCCCTGGGCCGCGGGATCGACACCGACGCGTGGGCGTGGCTGTCCGGCCTGGGCGGGCAGACGCTCTTCCGCCCCCCGAACGTCGCCGGCTGGGACGAGACGCGGTGGCTCGACACCGCCACCTACCGCGGCCGCTGGCTGGCCGCCGGCTACGCGTCCGAGCGCACCCGGGTCGCCGACCCGAAGGCGTACCTGCCGTCCGTCGGCGGCAGCGAGACGCCGGACGAGGCCGTCGACCGGGCGCTCGCCTTCTGGGCCGCGCCGACGATCAGCGCGGCGACGCGGCAGCGCCTCGTGGCCTTCGCCGTCGCCTGCGAGACCGTCGCCGACGAGAAGTGGAAGCGCCAGGAGTACCCCGGCCTGCGCCAGAACGCGCTGCGGATGCTCATCGCCACCTCCCCCGACCTGCAGACGAGCTGA
- a CDS encoding glutamate decarboxylase, whose protein sequence is MPLHRSGPAAAGPPRRRDLAVNPLHTTPSARPVPRDALPPGGMDPREAARIVRDELLLDGNARLNLATFVTTWMEPEAEELMASVFDKNMIDKDEYPQTAELEKRCVAILGRLWHAEPAPRTDDAVDAPPAAAGVDPTGDDPGPTRAVGCSTTGSSEAAMLAGLALKRRWEARRRAAGQPTDRPNIVMGANVQVCWDKFARYWDVEPRLVPMEGERFHLDAETAVARCDERTIGVVGILGSTFDGSYEPIAEIAAALDALQERTGIDVPLHVDAASGGFVAPFLDPDLVWDFRLPRVASINASGHKYGLVYPGVGWALWRDASALPEELVFRVSYLGGEMPTFALNFSRPGAQVVAQYYQFVRLGFDGYRRVQQASRDTAMLLADGFEATGAFRALTRGDELPVFAVTLADDVDAFSVYDVSATLRERGWLVPAYPFAEGREDLHVLRVVVRNGFSADLADLLLRDVGRAVARLGRQPAPVRGAEHADFSHGAHRTGAAPAAG, encoded by the coding sequence ATGCCGCTGCACCGCTCCGGTCCCGCCGCCGCCGGCCCGCCCCGGCGGCGCGACCTGGCCGTCAACCCGCTGCACACGACGCCCTCGGCGCGCCCCGTCCCGCGCGACGCGCTGCCGCCGGGCGGCATGGACCCGCGCGAGGCGGCGCGGATCGTGCGGGACGAGCTGCTGCTGGACGGCAACGCGCGGCTGAACCTGGCGACGTTCGTGACGACGTGGATGGAGCCGGAGGCCGAGGAGCTGATGGCGTCCGTGTTCGACAAGAACATGATCGACAAGGACGAGTACCCGCAGACGGCGGAGCTGGAGAAGCGCTGCGTCGCGATCCTCGGCCGGCTGTGGCACGCCGAGCCGGCGCCGCGGACCGACGACGCGGTCGACGCCCCGCCCGCCGCGGCCGGCGTCGATCCGACGGGCGACGACCCCGGCCCCACGCGGGCGGTCGGGTGCTCGACCACGGGGTCCAGCGAGGCGGCGATGCTGGCGGGCCTGGCGCTCAAGCGCCGGTGGGAGGCGCGCCGCCGCGCGGCCGGGCAGCCGACGGACCGGCCGAACATCGTGATGGGCGCCAACGTCCAGGTCTGCTGGGACAAGTTCGCGCGCTACTGGGACGTCGAGCCGCGGCTCGTGCCGATGGAGGGCGAGCGCTTCCACCTGGACGCCGAGACGGCCGTCGCCCGCTGCGACGAGCGGACCATCGGCGTCGTCGGCATCCTCGGATCCACCTTCGACGGGTCGTACGAGCCCATCGCGGAGATCGCCGCCGCCCTCGACGCGCTGCAGGAGCGGACCGGGATCGACGTGCCCCTGCACGTCGACGCGGCGTCCGGCGGCTTCGTCGCGCCGTTCCTGGACCCCGACCTGGTGTGGGACTTCCGCCTGCCCCGCGTGGCGTCGATCAACGCGTCGGGCCACAAGTACGGGCTCGTGTACCCGGGCGTCGGCTGGGCGCTGTGGCGGGACGCGTCGGCGCTGCCCGAGGAGCTCGTCTTCCGCGTGAGCTACCTGGGCGGCGAGATGCCGACGTTCGCCCTGAACTTCTCGCGGCCGGGCGCCCAGGTCGTCGCGCAGTACTACCAGTTCGTCCGCCTGGGCTTCGACGGCTACCGGCGGGTGCAGCAGGCCAGCCGCGACACCGCGATGCTGCTGGCGGACGGGTTCGAGGCGACGGGCGCGTTCCGGGCGCTGACGCGCGGCGACGAGCTGCCGGTCTTCGCCGTGACGCTCGCCGACGACGTCGACGCGTTCTCGGTCTACGACGTGTCGGCGACGCTCCGCGAGCGCGGGTGGCTGGTCCCGGCGTACCCGTTCGCGGAGGGCCGCGAGGACCTGCACGTCCTGCGGGTGGTGGTGCGCAACGGCTTCAGCGCCGACCTGGCGGACCTGCTGCTGCGCGACGTCGGGCGCGCGGTCGCCCGGCTCGGGCGGCAGCCGGCGCCGGTCCGCGGCGCCGAGCACGCCGACTTCTCCCACGGGGCCCACCGGACCGGCGCGGCGCCCGCGGCGGGCTGA
- the lepA gene encoding translation elongation factor 4 has product MADQSKIRNFSIIAHIDHGKSTLADRILELTDTVADRDMQDQLLDSMELERERGITIKSQAVRVYFDADDGETYMFHLIDTPGHVDFTYEVSRSLQACEGALLVVDASQGVEAQTLANTYLAVDAGLEIIPCLNKIDLPGAEPERVGAEVADLLGEDADSIKRISGKTGEGVGAVLNQLVQTVPAPDGDRDAPARALIFDSEFDQYRGVVAYIRVVDGVFRKGDKISAMAAGTEADVDELGIFSPQMVPIQELGPGEVGYLITGIKDVMLLRVGDTLTHRAQVRGDGEKLQPAEEPLPGYREIKPMVFCGLFPTDNAQYPDMRDALEKLSLNDAALAWEPETSDALGFGFRIGFLGLLHMDIVRERLEREYDLDLIATMPSVGFELTLQDGTVQEIHSPSDYPDPTFIKEIREPFVKINILTPTEYVGTVMELCQEKRGEHQGMQYVSAERVQLTYDVPLVEIVLDFFDQLKSRTRGYASFDYEPIGLRASDLVKLDILLSGEPVDALSLLVHRTKAQDMGRRFTEKLKERIPRQMFDVPIQAAIGGRILARETVKAYRKDVTAKLYGGDISRKRKLLEKQKAGKKRMKQVGRVEVPQEAFLAVLELGDDK; this is encoded by the coding sequence ATGGCCGACCAGTCCAAGATCCGCAACTTCTCGATCATCGCCCACATCGACCACGGCAAGTCGACGCTGGCGGACCGGATCCTCGAGCTCACCGACACCGTCGCCGACCGCGACATGCAGGACCAGCTCCTGGACTCGATGGAGCTCGAGCGCGAGCGCGGGATCACCATCAAGTCGCAGGCCGTGCGCGTGTACTTCGACGCCGACGACGGCGAGACGTACATGTTCCACCTGATCGACACGCCCGGGCACGTCGACTTCACCTACGAGGTCTCGCGCTCGCTGCAGGCGTGCGAGGGGGCGCTGCTCGTCGTCGACGCCTCGCAGGGCGTCGAGGCGCAGACGCTCGCCAACACCTACCTGGCCGTCGACGCGGGGCTCGAGATCATCCCGTGCCTGAACAAGATCGACCTGCCGGGGGCCGAGCCCGAGCGCGTCGGCGCCGAGGTGGCGGACCTGCTCGGCGAGGACGCGGACTCGATCAAGCGCATCTCGGGCAAGACGGGCGAGGGCGTCGGGGCGGTCCTCAACCAGCTCGTCCAGACCGTCCCCGCGCCGGACGGCGACCGCGACGCGCCCGCCCGCGCCCTCATCTTCGACTCGGAGTTCGACCAGTACCGCGGCGTCGTCGCCTACATCCGCGTGGTCGACGGCGTCTTCCGCAAGGGCGACAAGATCAGCGCGATGGCGGCCGGCACCGAGGCCGACGTCGACGAGCTGGGCATCTTCTCGCCGCAGATGGTGCCGATCCAGGAGCTCGGCCCGGGCGAGGTCGGCTACCTGATCACCGGCATCAAGGACGTCATGCTGCTGCGCGTCGGCGACACGCTGACGCACCGCGCCCAGGTGCGCGGCGACGGCGAGAAGCTGCAGCCCGCGGAGGAGCCGCTGCCCGGCTACCGCGAGATCAAGCCGATGGTCTTCTGCGGCCTGTTCCCGACGGACAACGCGCAGTACCCGGACATGCGGGACGCGCTCGAGAAGCTGTCGCTCAACGACGCCGCGCTGGCGTGGGAGCCCGAGACCTCCGACGCCCTCGGCTTCGGCTTCCGCATCGGCTTCCTCGGCCTGCTGCACATGGACATCGTCCGCGAGCGGCTCGAGCGCGAGTACGACCTGGACCTGATCGCGACGATGCCCTCGGTGGGCTTCGAGCTGACGCTGCAGGACGGCACGGTGCAGGAGATCCACTCGCCGTCGGACTACCCGGACCCGACCTTCATCAAGGAGATCCGGGAGCCGTTCGTGAAGATCAACATCCTCACGCCGACGGAGTACGTCGGCACGGTGATGGAGCTGTGCCAGGAGAAGCGCGGCGAGCACCAGGGGATGCAGTACGTCTCGGCCGAGCGCGTCCAGCTGACGTACGACGTGCCGCTCGTCGAGATCGTCCTGGACTTCTTCGACCAGCTCAAGTCGCGCACCCGCGGCTACGCGTCCTTCGACTACGAGCCGATCGGCCTGCGCGCCAGCGACCTCGTCAAGCTCGACATCCTGCTGTCGGGCGAGCCGGTCGACGCGCTGTCGCTGCTCGTGCACCGCACGAAGGCGCAGGACATGGGCCGCCGCTTCACCGAGAAGCTGAAGGAGCGGATCCCCCGCCAGATGTTCGACGTGCCGATCCAGGCCGCGATCGGCGGCCGGATCCTGGCCCGCGAGACCGTCAAGGCGTACCGCAAGGACGTCACGGCGAAGCTCTACGGCGGTGACATCTCGCGCAAGCGCAAGCTGCTCGAGAAGCAGAAGGCCGGCAAGAAGCGCATGAAGCAGGTCGGGCGCGTCGAGGTGCCGCAGGAGGCGTTCCTCGCGGTGCTCGAGCTCGGCGACGACAAGTAG
- a CDS encoding MaoC family dehydratase N-terminal domain-containing protein, whose translation MADTTAPVGKSYPPVTYAVGREKIREYARAVGETNPLHHDVAAARAAGYEDVVAPPMFVVVYSSEAIGAAMFDPEVGIDMDRLVHGAQDFTWERVVVAGEEVTTTITLDEVRHVERVDLTYFVFGAQTTDAAGEVVSRGTWTNIVRGS comes from the coding sequence GTGGCCGACACCACCGCCCCCGTGGGCAAGAGCTATCCCCCGGTGACCTACGCCGTGGGGCGCGAGAAGATCCGCGAGTACGCCCGCGCGGTCGGCGAGACGAACCCGCTGCACCACGACGTCGCCGCGGCGCGCGCCGCCGGCTACGAGGACGTCGTCGCGCCGCCGATGTTCGTCGTCGTCTACTCGTCCGAGGCGATCGGCGCCGCGATGTTCGACCCCGAGGTCGGCATCGACATGGACCGCCTGGTCCACGGCGCGCAGGACTTCACCTGGGAGCGGGTCGTCGTGGCGGGCGAGGAGGTCACGACGACGATCACGCTCGACGAGGTGCGGCACGTCGAGCGGGTCGACCTGACGTACTTCGTCTTCGGGGCGCAGACCACGGACGCGGCCGGCGAGGTCGTCTCGCGGGGCACGTGGACCAACATCGTGCGGGGGAGCTGA
- a CDS encoding DUF1501 domain-containing protein produces the protein MADHHHCRGFARTEQLRSAAEAGRGLPAIEAGMPLPAGTGLDRRAFLLRGLGLGLAVYTAGRWSGIDALEAGVAQAASGPAAPILLSVFLPGGVDGMSVLAPVGDPRYRKLRPKLALGEGDGTAFSEDHRLRWHPAAAGLAQLHAEGKVTVLPAVGYDHPDQSHFTSRHYWEVGALDATGRTGWMGRYLDRVGTPDNPLQGLALDGRLAPALASSRVPVAAIGGPSDYDFGAQGIWGDVAEQMLAAMGDIGAVHAGSGDPALRVAGAAAVQADRLRAQLAPFRPVHDDAPAYTSPVAYPHSSESAFPQRLADLAAMIAAGLPLRCVALTAAGEYDTHDHQADALASGLKLTFDSLLAFQRDLEARGLADRVLIHVWSEFGRRAEENGSLGTDHGAAGVGFVVGTRASGRMVGEFPGLGALDKEGNLRATSDFRGVYSALLEQWLSTDAGLVIPDARRVRRPHLVR, from the coding sequence ATGGCCGACCACCACCACTGCCGCGGGTTCGCCCGCACCGAGCAGCTGCGCTCGGCGGCCGAGGCCGGCCGCGGGCTGCCCGCGATCGAGGCCGGCATGCCGCTGCCCGCCGGCACCGGCCTGGACCGCCGCGCGTTCCTGCTGCGCGGCCTGGGGCTGGGCCTCGCCGTCTACACCGCCGGCCGCTGGTCGGGGATCGACGCGCTCGAGGCGGGCGTGGCGCAGGCCGCGTCGGGCCCCGCCGCGCCGATCCTGCTGTCCGTCTTCCTGCCCGGCGGCGTCGACGGCATGTCCGTCCTGGCGCCCGTCGGCGACCCGCGGTACCGCAAGCTGCGGCCGAAGCTCGCACTCGGCGAGGGCGACGGGACGGCGTTCTCGGAGGACCACCGCCTGCGCTGGCACCCCGCGGCGGCGGGCCTGGCGCAGCTGCACGCCGAGGGCAAGGTCACCGTGCTGCCGGCCGTCGGCTACGACCACCCCGACCAGTCGCACTTCACGTCGCGCCACTACTGGGAGGTCGGCGCGCTCGACGCCACCGGTCGCACCGGCTGGATGGGGCGCTACCTGGACCGCGTGGGCACGCCGGACAACCCGCTCCAGGGCCTGGCCCTCGACGGGCGGCTGGCCCCCGCGCTGGCGTCGTCCCGCGTCCCCGTCGCCGCGATCGGCGGACCGAGCGACTACGACTTCGGCGCCCAGGGGATCTGGGGCGACGTCGCCGAGCAGATGCTCGCCGCGATGGGCGACATCGGCGCCGTGCACGCCGGGTCGGGCGACCCGGCGCTGCGCGTCGCGGGCGCCGCCGCCGTCCAGGCCGACCGGCTGCGGGCGCAGCTGGCGCCGTTCCGGCCCGTTCACGACGACGCGCCGGCGTACACCAGTCCGGTCGCGTACCCCCACAGCAGCGAGTCCGCGTTCCCGCAGCGGCTGGCGGACCTGGCGGCGATGATCGCCGCCGGCCTGCCGCTGCGCTGCGTCGCGCTCACCGCCGCCGGCGAGTACGACACCCACGACCACCAGGCGGACGCGCTGGCGTCGGGGCTGAAGCTGACGTTCGACAGCCTCCTGGCGTTCCAGCGCGACCTCGAGGCCCGCGGCCTGGCCGACCGGGTCCTGATCCACGTGTGGTCCGAGTTCGGCCGGCGCGCCGAGGAGAACGGCTCGCTCGGCACCGACCACGGCGCCGCCGGCGTCGGGTTCGTCGTCGGCACCCGCGCGTCCGGGCGGATGGTCGGCGAGTTCCCCGGCCTGGGCGCCCTCGACAAGGAGGGCAACCTGCGCGCCACCAGCGACTTCCGCGGCGTCTACTCCGCGCTGCTCGAGCAGTGGCTGTCGACGGACGCCGGCCTCGTCATCCCGGACGCCCGCCGCGTCCGCCGACCCCACCTCGTCCGATGA